The following proteins come from a genomic window of Patescibacteria group bacterium:
- the ychF gene encoding redox-regulated ATPase YchF, producing the protein MKIGIVGLPNVGKSTLFKALTKKQVDIANYPFCTIEPNSGIVKVPDERLYTLATLSHSEQIIPAAVEFVDIAGLVKGASKGEGLGNKFLAHIREVDAIAHVVRVFRDPNVIHVSAEPHPLDDIEVINLELIFADLATLEKRITALTGQLKSSHDKTLEQTLAVAQRVLTALQKGELARTVALTDEEKKLLSGLNLLTAKPVLTVFNTDESGEIDKNLQAALEPYKHQHPSVQLCTKLEAEAAELSVDELTELGISVTGLDQFIALAYATLSLITYFTTGPKETRAWTIPLGAKAPQAAGVIHTDFEKGFIRAEVIDWKDLNDAGSELAAKEKGLMRLEGKDYVVRDGDVMVFRFAT; encoded by the coding sequence ATGAAAATCGGAATTGTTGGATTGCCGAATGTGGGGAAATCAACCCTCTTTAAGGCGCTTACCAAAAAACAAGTAGACATTGCGAACTACCCATTCTGCACTATTGAGCCGAATAGTGGCATTGTGAAGGTTCCCGATGAGCGATTGTATACACTCGCAACACTATCGCATTCGGAGCAAATAATTCCTGCAGCAGTTGAGTTTGTGGATATTGCCGGACTGGTGAAGGGAGCAAGCAAGGGAGAGGGGTTGGGGAATAAATTTTTGGCGCATATTCGCGAAGTGGATGCTATCGCCCACGTGGTTCGAGTGTTTCGTGATCCTAACGTAATCCATGTGAGCGCCGAACCCCATCCACTCGACGATATTGAAGTAATCAATCTTGAGCTTATCTTTGCCGATCTTGCAACACTTGAAAAAAGAATCACAGCGCTTACGGGTCAACTAAAAAGCAGCCACGATAAAACACTAGAACAAACACTCGCCGTTGCACAAAGAGTACTTACCGCACTTCAGAAAGGTGAACTTGCGCGTACCGTTGCTCTAACAGACGAAGAAAAAAAACTTCTTTCCGGATTAAATCTTCTTACGGCAAAACCAGTTCTTACTGTTTTTAATACCGATGAGAGCGGGGAGATAGACAAAAATCTACAGGCAGCACTCGAGCCGTATAAGCACCAGCACCCAAGTGTGCAGCTTTGTACGAAGCTTGAGGCAGAAGCCGCAGAGTTGTCAGTGGATGAACTCACAGAGCTCGGCATATCTGTGACGGGACTGGATCAGTTTATCGCCCTTGCCTACGCAACACTTTCTTTAATTACGTATTTTACCACCGGGCCCAAAGAAACGCGCGCATGGACTATTCCTCTTGGGGCAAAAGCTCCGCAAGCTGCCGGTGTAATCCACACTGATTTTGAAAAAGGATTTATCCGCGCTGAAGTGATTGATTGGAAGGATCTTAACGATGCCGGTTCTGAGTTGGCCGCAAAAGAAAAGGGCCTCATGCGCCTTGAAGGAAAAGACTACGTGGTGCGTGATGGGGATGTTATGGTGTTTAGGTTCGCAACATAA